One window of the Thalassoroseus pseudoceratinae genome contains the following:
- the gmd gene encoding GDP-mannose 4,6-dehydratase: MDAHDSKSRPVALITGITGQDGSYLAELLLSKGYEVHGLIRRASTINTGRIDHLYQDPHNPDVRLKLHYGDLSDANSLRRVLDATQPDELYNLGAQSHVRVSFDMPLDSADIDAMGTLRLLEAVREVQDTTGREIRFYQASSSEMFGKVVETPQKETTPFYPRSPYACSKVFSYWAVVNYREAYGLHASNGILFNHESPRRGETFVTRKITLGVGRIKHGLQEKLYLGNLDAKRDWGFAGDYVEAMWRMLQQEQAEDFVVATGETHSVREFLELAFAHVGLDYQDYVEIDPRYFRPTEVDLLLGDATNAKRKLDWQPKVSFEQLVQMMVDEDMELAAREKTLRNAGHAFPKYPRKAA; encoded by the coding sequence ATGGACGCCCACGATTCGAAATCCCGTCCCGTCGCCTTGATCACTGGTATCACCGGGCAAGACGGAAGTTACCTGGCCGAGTTGCTGCTCTCCAAAGGGTACGAAGTTCACGGTTTGATCCGGCGAGCTTCGACGATCAACACGGGCCGAATCGATCATCTTTATCAAGATCCCCATAATCCGGATGTGCGACTGAAGTTGCATTATGGTGATCTTTCCGACGCGAACAGTTTGCGTCGCGTGTTGGACGCCACCCAACCCGATGAACTCTACAACCTCGGGGCTCAATCCCACGTGCGGGTGAGCTTCGATATGCCGCTCGACTCCGCCGATATCGACGCAATGGGCACGCTGCGGTTGCTTGAAGCTGTGCGGGAAGTGCAAGACACGACCGGCCGAGAAATCCGATTCTATCAGGCGTCTTCGAGCGAGATGTTCGGCAAAGTCGTCGAAACTCCGCAGAAAGAAACCACACCGTTCTACCCACGCAGCCCGTATGCGTGTTCGAAAGTCTTCTCCTATTGGGCCGTGGTGAATTACCGCGAAGCTTACGGACTGCACGCGAGCAACGGGATTCTGTTCAATCACGAATCTCCCCGACGTGGCGAAACATTCGTGACGCGAAAAATCACGCTCGGCGTGGGACGGATCAAACACGGTTTGCAGGAAAAACTCTATCTCGGCAATCTCGACGCCAAACGCGATTGGGGCTTTGCCGGAGATTATGTCGAAGCCATGTGGCGAATGCTCCAACAGGAACAGGCCGAGGATTTCGTCGTCGCGACCGGCGAAACCCACTCGGTGCGTGAGTTCCTGGAACTGGCGTTTGCGCATGTCGGGTTGGACTACCAAGATTACGTGGAAATCGATCCGCGGTACTTCCGCCCGACGGAAGTGGATCTGTTGCTCGGCGATGCGACCAACGCCAAACGCAAACTCGACTGGCAACCAAAGGTCAGCTTCGAGCAACTCGTGCAAATGATGGTCGATGAAGACATGGAACTCGCCGCCCGTGAGAAAACACTTCGGAACGCCGGGCATGCTTTCCCCAAATACCCACGCAAAGCCGCCTAG
- a CDS encoding pyridoxal-phosphate-dependent aminotransferase family protein → MTTTTLPAPVTPPERILMGPGPSAISPRVLAAMAAPTVGHLDPYFLQIMDEMQSMLREVFRTENQLTLAVSGTGSAGMECCVVNVVEPGDRVLVCKNGVFGGRMADVAERAGAEVSVIERPFGEVFDADEVKAAIEQHSPQVVGIVHAETSTGAHQPLEEISKIVHDAGALLLVDTVTSLGGAPVEVDAWQLDAVYSGTQKCLSCPPGLAPVTFSPRAVEKIENRKTKVASWYLDTTMIRNYWGEQRSYHHTAPINANYGLHEALRIVLEEGLEARHARHLRNHQALAAGLEAMGIDYAVAEGIRLPMLNAAKIPEGCDDAKVRGQLLNQFGIEIGAGLGPMKGKTWRIGLMGEASSERNVLLFLAALERCLTDQSVSVTPGSGVAAANAYYAG, encoded by the coding sequence ATGACGACTACAACTTTGCCCGCTCCCGTAACGCCACCCGAACGAATTTTGATGGGACCAGGACCGAGTGCGATTTCGCCACGGGTTTTGGCGGCGATGGCGGCTCCCACGGTGGGGCATCTCGATCCGTATTTCCTGCAGATTATGGATGAAATGCAGTCGATGCTGCGAGAGGTGTTCCGCACGGAGAATCAACTCACGTTGGCCGTCAGCGGGACCGGCAGTGCGGGGATGGAATGTTGCGTGGTCAATGTGGTCGAGCCGGGCGATCGCGTTTTGGTCTGCAAGAACGGTGTATTCGGCGGACGGATGGCCGATGTCGCCGAGCGGGCCGGGGCAGAGGTGTCCGTCATTGAACGCCCATTCGGTGAGGTGTTCGATGCAGACGAAGTCAAAGCCGCCATCGAACAACATTCGCCGCAAGTCGTGGGAATCGTGCATGCGGAAACGTCGACGGGGGCCCATCAACCGCTCGAAGAAATCTCGAAAATCGTCCACGATGCCGGGGCACTGTTGCTCGTCGATACCGTGACGTCACTCGGCGGGGCACCGGTGGAAGTCGATGCTTGGCAACTCGATGCGGTTTACAGCGGCACACAGAAATGTTTGTCGTGTCCGCCGGGATTGGCTCCGGTGACGTTCAGCCCGCGTGCGGTCGAGAAAATCGAAAACCGCAAGACGAAAGTTGCGAGTTGGTATCTTGATACCACGATGATCCGGAATTATTGGGGCGAACAACGGTCTTACCACCACACCGCGCCGATCAACGCCAACTACGGATTGCACGAGGCACTCAGGATCGTCCTCGAAGAAGGTTTGGAAGCCCGACATGCCCGGCATCTGCGGAATCATCAAGCCCTCGCAGCCGGTCTGGAAGCAATGGGGATCGATTACGCCGTCGCTGAGGGCATTCGCCTGCCAATGCTCAATGCCGCCAAAATTCCCGAGGGTTGCGACGATGCGAAAGTTCGGGGCCAACTGCTCAACCAATTCGGCATCGAAATTGGAGCTGGCTTGGGACCAATGAAAGGCAAAACTTGGCGAATCGGATTGATGGGCGAAGCCAGTAGCGAACGCAACGTGCTCTTGTTCCTCGCCGCCTTGGAACGCTGCCTGACCGATCAATCCGTATCCGTCACCCCCGGCAGCGGCGTCGCTGCTGCCAATGCGTATTACGCTGGGTGA
- a CDS encoding DUF58 domain-containing protein: MASSVLSRYLNPDVLSRVADRAIEPRGLVLGNLAGAHKSPLSGFAVEFAGHREYVPGDDPKHVDWRLYFTRDKYFIKQYEQETNFTAHLLIDVSASMRYGDGSQQKMLYAAQLATTLGYSIIRQNDKVSLATFDETLRGFVPPSNSLAQLHRMTNHLDEIEPVETTNIAPALSEFAGRLGRREIVFVFSDFLGDPEDLEAPLQRLRYSRHDVVLFHVMHHHEWEFEFEGMVKFLGLEVEDEFTTQTEDIRRGYLEAVKEHTRKLDEVCQRNRVECVPVDTSRPLAEVLIDYLNHRSRQNRGR, from the coding sequence ATGGCTAGCAGTGTGTTGTCCCGGTATTTGAATCCTGATGTTCTCAGCCGCGTGGCGGATCGCGCGATCGAGCCGCGGGGTTTAGTGCTGGGGAATTTGGCGGGGGCTCACAAATCGCCGTTGTCGGGGTTTGCGGTCGAGTTCGCCGGGCATCGCGAATATGTGCCGGGGGACGATCCGAAACACGTCGATTGGCGGTTGTACTTCACGCGGGACAAGTACTTCATCAAACAGTACGAGCAGGAGACGAACTTCACGGCTCATCTTCTGATCGATGTGTCCGCCTCGATGCGATACGGTGACGGCTCGCAGCAGAAGATGCTTTATGCCGCTCAGTTGGCGACAACGCTGGGTTATTCGATCATCCGTCAGAACGATAAAGTTTCGCTGGCGACATTCGATGAAACACTCCGGGGATTCGTGCCGCCCTCGAATTCATTGGCTCAACTGCACCGCATGACCAACCATCTCGACGAAATCGAACCCGTCGAGACCACCAACATCGCCCCGGCCCTCAGCGAATTCGCCGGGCGACTGGGGCGACGCGAGATTGTGTTCGTCTTCAGCGATTTCCTGGGCGATCCCGAGGACCTCGAAGCACCACTGCAACGGTTGCGGTACAGTCGGCACGATGTGGTGTTGTTCCACGTCATGCACCATCACGAGTGGGAATTCGAATTTGAAGGCATGGTAAAATTTCTAGGCTTGGAAGTCGAAGACGAATTCACAACGCAAACCGAAGACATTCGCCGAGGCTACTTGGAAGCCGTCAAAGAACACACGCGAAAGCTGGACGAAGTCTGCCAACGCAATCGCGTGGAGTGCGTTCCTGTCGACACTAGTCGCCCGCTCGCCGAAGTGCTGATCGACTATCTCAATCACCGCAGCCGTCAAAATCGCGGCCGGTAA
- the mnmA gene encoding tRNA 2-thiouridine(34) synthase MnmA, with protein MTKRVVLAMSGGVDSSASAYLLQEQGYEVIGLFMRSGATEETACAIKPGELPIISSASHKQGCCSASDAADARRVADALDIPFHALNFENGFGRIKDYFADEYLAGRTPNPCVMCNNWLKFGKLWDFAEQVGADHIATGHYAQLADVGEDQPALVRGIDQGKDQSYVLFGIRRDLLDKILFPVGEFEKPHLRELARRVGIRTADKKDSQEICFIPDQDYVGFIERYRGPQDTTGEMVDTNGEFIAHHDGFENFTIGQRKGLGVAFGSPRYVVAIEAETKRVVIGEKEDLARHTLEADRLNWLIPDVPSKIRCRAKIRYRHDLADAVATVTDEDRLHVEFDESQYGVAPGQAVVLYDGNRVLGGGWIR; from the coding sequence ATGACCAAACGTGTGGTCCTCGCGATGAGTGGCGGGGTGGATAGTTCGGCGTCGGCGTACTTGCTGCAAGAGCAAGGATATGAGGTCATCGGGTTGTTTATGCGATCCGGGGCGACCGAAGAAACCGCCTGCGCGATCAAACCGGGCGAGTTGCCGATCATTAGTTCCGCTTCGCATAAGCAGGGGTGTTGTAGTGCCTCGGATGCCGCTGACGCTCGGCGGGTGGCCGATGCGCTGGACATTCCGTTTCACGCGCTCAACTTTGAGAACGGTTTCGGGCGGATCAAGGATTACTTCGCGGACGAATACCTCGCCGGTCGCACGCCAAATCCGTGTGTGATGTGCAACAACTGGCTGAAGTTCGGCAAACTCTGGGATTTCGCCGAACAAGTCGGAGCCGATCACATCGCCACCGGGCATTACGCACAGCTCGCGGATGTCGGCGAAGATCAACCCGCGCTCGTACGCGGGATTGATCAAGGCAAAGACCAATCCTACGTGCTGTTCGGCATCCGCCGGGACTTGCTCGATAAAATTCTGTTCCCCGTCGGCGAATTCGAAAAGCCACACCTGCGGGAACTTGCCCGACGCGTCGGCATTCGCACGGCGGACAAGAAGGACAGCCAAGAAATCTGCTTCATCCCCGATCAGGATTACGTCGGTTTCATCGAACGCTATCGCGGTCCGCAGGACACCACCGGCGAAATGGTCGACACCAACGGGGAGTTCATCGCCCATCACGACGGCTTCGAAAATTTCACAATCGGCCAACGTAAGGGGCTGGGTGTCGCGTTCGGCTCGCCACGGTATGTGGTCGCCATCGAAGCGGAGACGAAGCGGGTGGTTATCGGTGAAAAAGAAGACCTCGCCCGTCACACGCTCGAAGCGGATCGATTGAATTGGCTCATTCCGGATGTGCCTTCAAAAATCCGTTGCCGAGCGAAAATCCGCTACCGTCACGATTTGGCCGATGCCGTCGCCACCGTGACGGACGAAGACCGTCTGCACGTTGAATTCGACGAATCCCAATACGGCGTCGCACCTGGCCAAGCGGTGGTGTTGTACGACGGCAACCGCGTCCTGGGTGGTGGTTGGATTCGCTGA
- a CDS encoding GDP-L-fucose synthase family protein, translated as MTNTPMNWSNKRVTVTGGAGFLGRVVCGQLRERGCRQIDVPRRKDYDLTTEAGVRKMFAHFRPDVLIHLAAEVGGIGANREHPGRFFYANMAMGLHLVEHARMCGVEKFVQAGTVCAYPKFAPVPFSEDDIWNGYPEETNAPYGVAKKALFVMLDAYRQEYGMKSAVTVPVNLYGPGDNFDPRSSHVIPALIRKCIEARDTRQPSISCWGTGSASREFLYVDDAAAGIVRAAEVMDEPTPINLGTGREIPIRELVTLIADACGFTGQIQWDATKPDGQPRRCLDTTRANQLLGWQAKMDLEEGLKRTVEWYEQSTTVQRAA; from the coding sequence ATGACTAACACCCCCATGAATTGGTCCAACAAGCGAGTCACCGTTACTGGCGGTGCGGGATTTCTCGGTCGTGTGGTTTGTGGCCAACTGCGCGAGCGTGGTTGTCGGCAGATCGATGTGCCACGCCGGAAAGATTACGACCTGACGACCGAAGCCGGGGTGCGGAAAATGTTTGCTCATTTCCGCCCCGATGTGTTGATTCACTTGGCGGCGGAAGTCGGCGGGATCGGCGCGAATCGTGAGCATCCCGGTCGGTTCTTCTACGCGAACATGGCGATGGGTTTGCATCTCGTCGAACACGCTCGGATGTGTGGCGTGGAGAAGTTCGTGCAAGCCGGGACGGTGTGTGCGTATCCCAAATTCGCCCCGGTGCCGTTCTCTGAAGACGACATTTGGAACGGCTATCCCGAAGAAACCAACGCTCCCTACGGTGTGGCGAAAAAAGCGTTGTTCGTGATGCTCGACGCCTACCGTCAAGAATACGGCATGAAGAGCGCCGTCACGGTGCCGGTGAATCTTTATGGTCCCGGTGATAATTTCGATCCGCGTTCCTCGCACGTCATCCCGGCGTTGATCCGCAAGTGCATTGAAGCCCGTGACACGCGGCAACCCAGCATTTCTTGTTGGGGCACCGGATCGGCCTCGCGGGAGTTTCTCTATGTCGATGATGCCGCTGCCGGAATCGTGCGGGCGGCCGAAGTCATGGATGAACCCACGCCGATCAACCTCGGCACTGGTCGGGAAATTCCGATTCGCGAATTGGTCACACTCATCGCCGACGCCTGCGGCTTCACCGGCCAGATCCAGTGGGACGCCACCAAACCCGACGGCCAACCGCGGCGTTGTCTCGACACCACTCGGGCGAACCAACTCCTCGGTTGGCAAGCTAAGATGGACCTCGAAGAAGGTCTCAAACGCACCGTCGAATGGTACGAACAATCGACAACCGTGCAACGCGCCGCCTAA
- a CDS encoding RluA family pseudouridine synthase has translation MTDQPPSLENAEPIEITVEARAHGWRLDHYLARLFSNYSRGLFQTAISQERILVNGVAAKPSRRVRVNDRLTVQLPEVPDSSLVPEDIPLDVLYEDDFLVVINKSADMIVHPGKGNYRGTLAGALQFHFDSLSDMAGTLRPGIVHRLDRDTTGVLVVAKNNQVHGRLSAQFEERSVEKEYRAVTWGHIEFDSDYIETHTRTHPKAREKMMTCEPGGNARKASTFYEVLRRFSLPNGQKFTSVKLLPKTGRTHQLRVHMQHLGTPIIADRLYGGRKELKKSVLNEDATDGETVLIARQALHAHRLKFAHPDSGESMEFIAPLPDDIEQTLAAIEAAE, from the coding sequence ATGACCGATCAACCGCCCTCCCTCGAAAACGCCGAGCCGATCGAAATCACTGTCGAAGCTCGTGCTCATGGATGGCGGTTGGACCATTATTTGGCTCGGCTGTTCTCAAATTACAGCCGGGGGTTGTTTCAAACGGCAATTTCCCAGGAACGGATTCTTGTCAACGGTGTGGCCGCGAAGCCGTCACGCCGCGTGCGTGTCAATGACCGCCTAACTGTGCAACTCCCCGAGGTCCCCGACTCCAGCTTGGTGCCGGAAGATATTCCGCTCGATGTTCTCTACGAAGATGACTTTCTGGTTGTCATCAATAAGTCGGCGGACATGATCGTGCATCCCGGCAAAGGGAACTATCGCGGCACACTCGCCGGGGCGTTGCAATTCCACTTTGATTCCCTCAGCGACATGGCTGGCACACTCCGTCCGGGCATCGTGCACCGCTTGGATCGTGACACGACCGGTGTCCTCGTAGTCGCCAAGAACAACCAAGTTCATGGCCGACTCAGTGCTCAGTTCGAAGAACGTAGCGTTGAGAAAGAGTACCGAGCCGTCACCTGGGGGCACATCGAGTTCGACAGCGACTACATCGAAACTCATACGCGAACGCATCCCAAAGCCCGCGAGAAAATGATGACTTGTGAACCCGGCGGCAATGCCCGGAAAGCAAGTACGTTCTACGAAGTGTTGCGGCGATTCTCATTGCCGAACGGTCAGAAATTTACGTCGGTCAAGCTTCTGCCGAAGACCGGTCGCACACACCAACTTCGCGTGCACATGCAGCATCTCGGCACACCGATCATCGCCGATCGTTTGTACGGCGGACGGAAAGAACTCAAGAAATCCGTGCTGAATGAAGATGCGACCGACGGCGAAACCGTTCTCATCGCCCGACAAGCCCTGCACGCTCATCGGCTGAAATTTGCTCACCCCGATAGCGGTGAATCCATGGAGTTCATCGCCCCGCTGCCGGACGACATCGAACAAACGCTCGCAGCCATCGAAGCCGCGGAATAG
- a CDS encoding sensor histidine kinase gives MIVRRRRLRSRFRSIEQGPLSTEEERLMSLGQLSAGVAHELKNPIGAIVLSAESAMQIVDRPQSAHRLRECLKLIVEASRRCQNLVKSALSFCNGDGNVRSFADLNKICETAVTLARMSETGIGLDVRKELTDDLPPILVNELAIEIALVNLIQNAAQASPHDSPVTIRTQCIRDGVEIAVIDEGLGIPQSQLMHIWKPRFTTRAGSGGTGLGLSLVQNIVKNHDAQITVESEFGFGSTFRIWFPTGIQ, from the coding sequence ATGATTGTTCGTCGACGACGACTTCGCAGCCGATTCCGATCGATTGAGCAAGGACCATTATCAACTGAGGAAGAACGGTTGATGTCGCTTGGGCAACTCTCTGCCGGGGTGGCCCATGAGTTGAAAAATCCGATTGGGGCTATTGTTCTCTCTGCAGAGTCGGCTATGCAAATTGTCGACCGCCCTCAATCCGCTCACCGACTTCGCGAGTGCCTGAAATTGATTGTCGAGGCGTCGCGTCGATGCCAAAATCTGGTCAAAAGTGCGTTGTCGTTTTGCAATGGGGATGGAAATGTTCGATCGTTCGCGGACCTCAATAAGATCTGTGAGACAGCCGTGACATTAGCCCGAATGTCGGAAACTGGCATTGGTCTCGACGTTCGAAAAGAATTAACGGATGATCTGCCTCCGATCTTGGTGAACGAACTCGCGATCGAGATTGCATTGGTTAATTTGATTCAGAACGCGGCTCAAGCCAGCCCGCACGATTCACCGGTCACGATTCGGACTCAGTGTATTCGGGATGGCGTTGAAATTGCCGTAATTGATGAGGGACTCGGGATTCCACAGTCTCAACTGATGCACATTTGGAAGCCGCGGTTTACCACGCGGGCGGGAAGCGGTGGAACGGGATTGGGGTTGAGTTTAGTGCAAAATATCGTGAAAAATCACGATGCTCAAATCACCGTCGAGTCAGAATTTGGATTTGGGAGCACCTTTCGAATTTGGTTCCCGACGGGCATCCAATGA
- a CDS encoding HEAT repeat domain-containing protein, with translation MIRMLVALCLWIGFGFSPVITNAAEPYAPTPQSVVQSKAKLAKTLEAHPEILLTLVEMAAQLDEPSVAQKANVEQVGYSNATDYRAARPERANHAILAMGTAAVPGLVELLDDKRLAVRRIAVTQLAYAARHPEFPAETVLPALTRVAREEQNQELRLEAQIALTIAVQLMSHPGLRETISKEFNDQLNDLE, from the coding sequence ATGATTCGCATGCTAGTCGCGTTATGTCTTTGGATCGGTTTCGGTTTTTCGCCAGTCATCACCAATGCGGCAGAACCGTATGCGCCGACGCCGCAATCGGTTGTTCAATCGAAGGCGAAACTCGCCAAGACTTTGGAAGCTCATCCGGAGATCTTGCTGACGCTCGTCGAGATGGCTGCGCAGTTGGATGAACCGTCGGTCGCTCAGAAGGCGAATGTCGAACAGGTTGGTTATTCCAATGCAACTGATTATCGCGCCGCAAGACCAGAACGAGCAAACCACGCAATACTAGCAATGGGCACGGCGGCTGTTCCAGGGTTGGTTGAGTTGCTCGATGATAAGCGGTTGGCCGTTCGGCGAATCGCAGTGACTCAGCTCGCGTATGCCGCTCGCCATCCGGAATTCCCGGCGGAAACAGTCTTGCCAGCCCTAACTCGCGTGGCTCGTGAAGAGCAGAATCAGGAGTTACGTCTTGAAGCCCAAATTGCGTTGACGATTGCCGTCCAACTAATGTCTCATCCGGGCCTTCGGGAGACCATTTCGAAAGAGTTCAATGATCAACTGAACGACTTGGAGTAG
- a CDS encoding tetratricopeptide repeat protein produces MRHPFRKAASVGLLTISGSMMLCGCQSPPFFKGSTASSSNPEAIREAFASSSDREELEAKKFVSRGRESGLPLGRPAADSPRVQAWLQQAHDAVVRGRADDARRLYQQVLDEHPDHAEAHHRLGILADREGQYATAEKHYLRALRGRPTDADLLSDLGYSYFLQGRPIESEKFLREALQVDPQHRHARDNLSVLFDRAKAESVLRTVQSSREVEQTLAALFSSGPANDSMDLNSETPPEGVDPNEWLRRKMAAARTERAASRPPREPSRPMPRPQQRPRPRVVHAGQGGRVPDEHLANALRDIDRSSSAPQSPSARAWPTQPNPEWPTASEQTTLARTQQRRTQQPTSAPRSMADTRRDYDQSMMAPPPHSSTQVAYGSRFDDHDRLQHADFDAAPPNHTTRYDMNNRDAGNPSDALASRNSIDSRPEAPRWENIPEQNWSQVPTAEESATRYASRMPQGSIQQTDYTAARQAAEMGMQTGPGAVFPGLRSSDPVPHGSQPRLMADGSAAPIIQPHGMAPPRRELPGSNSQTQGIATPKWQNRPAAPDWGTQDQYSSSNWSRPMESGANTPGQWPHTNGSANLNGMPVIQPNESRHQPNGMPMERRFDQNGAFQQNPGQTDPQNGPTDPQQYPHRNSGPLNAYDQQRQEHAATYNDDLQQLSTQRGQWGQGAANNRPAVSSGMMIGPNDYHSYRPEDFNLRPETGAPDYRAGLGHDFGTGAVPVQYPHR; encoded by the coding sequence ATGCGACATCCGTTCCGCAAAGCCGCTTCTGTTGGCCTATTGACCATTTCGGGCAGCATGATGCTGTGTGGTTGCCAATCGCCTCCGTTCTTCAAAGGCAGCACCGCGAGTTCATCGAACCCGGAAGCAATTCGAGAGGCGTTCGCGTCCTCGTCGGATCGCGAGGAATTGGAAGCCAAGAAATTCGTCAGCCGAGGACGGGAATCTGGTTTGCCACTTGGACGTCCGGCTGCCGATTCGCCGCGTGTTCAAGCGTGGTTGCAACAAGCACACGATGCCGTCGTGCGTGGGCGTGCCGATGACGCCCGCCGATTGTATCAACAGGTTCTCGACGAACATCCCGATCACGCCGAAGCGCATCACCGGCTTGGGATTCTCGCGGACCGGGAAGGTCAATACGCCACCGCCGAGAAACACTACCTCCGAGCACTTCGTGGTCGACCGACCGATGCCGACTTGCTCAGCGATTTAGGGTATTCGTACTTCCTGCAAGGCCGACCCATCGAGAGCGAGAAGTTTCTCCGCGAAGCCTTGCAAGTGGATCCGCAACACCGACACGCTCGCGATAACCTCTCCGTGTTGTTCGACCGTGCGAAAGCCGAATCTGTGTTGCGAACGGTGCAAAGCTCTCGGGAAGTCGAGCAAACGCTGGCGGCGTTGTTCTCGAGCGGACCAGCCAACGACAGCATGGATTTGAATTCGGAGACACCACCAGAAGGGGTCGACCCGAACGAATGGTTGCGTCGTAAGATGGCGGCGGCTCGTACGGAACGGGCCGCATCACGCCCGCCACGTGAGCCAAGTCGCCCGATGCCGCGACCGCAACAGCGTCCGCGACCGCGTGTTGTTCACGCAGGACAGGGCGGACGTGTGCCGGACGAACACTTGGCGAACGCACTTCGTGACATCGACCGCTCATCGTCCGCTCCGCAATCACCATCCGCACGAGCTTGGCCAACACAACCGAATCCGGAATGGCCCACCGCGTCCGAACAAACGACATTGGCAAGAACTCAGCAGCGAAGAACTCAACAACCCACGTCGGCTCCACGGTCAATGGCAGACACGCGACGAGACTACGATCAGTCCATGATGGCTCCGCCGCCGCACTCGTCGACTCAAGTGGCGTACGGTTCGCGTTTCGATGATCACGATCGTCTCCAACACGCGGACTTCGACGCCGCGCCGCCAAACCACACGACTCGGTACGACATGAACAATCGGGATGCCGGGAATCCGTCGGACGCTTTGGCCTCACGAAATTCGATCGACTCCCGACCGGAAGCCCCGCGTTGGGAGAACATTCCCGAGCAAAATTGGTCCCAAGTTCCCACCGCTGAGGAGTCCGCAACACGGTATGCCTCTCGGATGCCCCAGGGTTCGATTCAGCAAACCGACTACACCGCCGCTCGCCAAGCAGCTGAAATGGGCATGCAAACCGGACCGGGTGCAGTTTTTCCGGGACTGCGATCGTCCGATCCGGTCCCCCATGGCAGTCAACCCCGGCTGATGGCCGACGGGTCTGCCGCTCCGATTATTCAGCCGCATGGGATGGCGCCTCCACGGCGTGAATTGCCGGGATCGAATTCGCAAACGCAAGGCATCGCGACTCCAAAATGGCAAAACCGACCCGCCGCTCCCGATTGGGGCACGCAGGATCAGTATTCCAGTTCGAACTGGAGTCGACCAATGGAATCCGGTGCCAACACACCTGGTCAGTGGCCCCACACGAACGGTTCCGCAAATCTGAACGGTATGCCGGTGATTCAGCCGAACGAATCGCGACATCAACCCAACGGCATGCCGATGGAACGACGATTCGATCAGAACGGTGCCTTCCAGCAGAACCCTGGTCAAACCGATCCTCAAAACGGACCGACCGATCCCCAACAGTATCCGCATCGGAATTCCGGTCCGCTGAACGCGTATGATCAGCAACGACAAGAGCACGCCGCCACGTACAACGACGACTTACAGCAACTCTCGACGCAACGCGGTCAGTGGGGGCAAGGAGCGGCCAACAACCGTCCAGCGGTTTCGTCGGGCATGATGATTGGACCCAACGATTACCACTCCTACCGTCCGGAAGACTTCAACCTCCGCCCAGAAACCGGAGCACCCGACTACCGGGCCGGACTCGGACACGACTTCGGCACCGGCGCGGTCCCTGTGCAGTATCCGCATCGGTGA